Within Dysgonomonas sp. HDW5A, the genomic segment TATGGTGAAGACCCCGTCTTAATAGCTCATATGGGCGAAGCATTTGTAAAAGGTTTCGGAAGCGGTGATTTAACGAAAGAAAACAGCCTTATATCAACACTTAAACACTTTGTTGCTTACGGTGTACCAGAAGGCGGACATAATGGAAATCCCAATAGTGTTGGAATGAGGGATCTCAAGGAAAATTACTTACCTCCTTTCCAAGCAGCAGTAAAAGCAGGTGCATTGTCTGTAATGACAGCCTATAATTCTGTAGATGGGATTCCTTGTACCTCTTACGAATATTTATTAAAAGATGTACTTCGTAAAGACTGGGGATTTAAAGGATTCACCGTTTCCGATCTAGGTAGTATCGAAGGTCTCAAAGGTAGTCACCATGTTGTAGAAACTATCCAAGATGCAGCTATATTATCTGCAAATGCCGGATTGGATGTTGATTTGGGAGGAAACGCTTTCTTCCTATTGATTGATGCAGTAAAAAATAATAAGATAAAAGAATCTGTTATTAATGATGCTGTAAGCCATGTTCTTAGATTAAAATTCGAAATGGGTCTTTTTGAAAATCCTTATGTGGATGTGAAAAAAGCTGCCGGAAATGTAAGAAATCAAGAGCATATCAACTTAGCTCGTAAAGTAGCACAGGAATCGGTTACCCTTCTAAAGAATGAGAGCAATATTTTACCACTAAACAAGAACCTCAAAAAAGTAGCTGTTATTGGACCTAATGCCGATAATATCTACAATCAATTGGGGGATTATACAGCTCCTCAGGAGAGAAATAATATAAAGACTGTATTAGACGGAATAAAATCGAAACTGAACGCTACTCAAATAGAGTATGTAAAAGGAACTGCAATCAGAGATACTACTAATTTAGAGATTGAACTAGCTGTTGCTGCTGCAAAACGAGCTGATGTTGCCATAGTTGTTGTTGGTGGATCGAGTGCCCGCGACTTTAAAACAAAGTATATTGATACAGGAGCTGCGGTTGCCTCAAAAGACAACATCAGTGATATGGAGAGTGGAGAAGGTTACGACAGAGCTTCACTGGATTTGATGGGAAAACAACTCGATTTATTAAAAGCCGTAAAAGCCACCGGAACACCAATCATTGTAGTCTACATTGAAGGTCGCCCCTTAAATATGAATTGGGCTAATGAAAATGCCAATGCACTTCTTACAGCGTGGTATCCGGGACAAGAGGGAGGAAATGCCATCGCTGATATTCTCTTTGGAGACTATAATCCGGCTGGTCGCCTGCCTATTTCTGTGCCACGTTCAGTAGGTCAACTTCCGGTATATTATAACAAAAAGAATCCCAAAGGACACGATTATGTAGAAATGTCGGAAGCTCCGCTTTATCCTTTTGGATTTGGTTTAAGTTATACTTCTTTTGAATATAGTAATCTGGATATACGCAAAGTAAATAATACGAGTTATGTTGCTGAATTTACAGTAACAAATTCAGGTAATTTTGACGGTGATGAAGTCGCTCAATTATATATAAGAGATGAAGTCGCATCCACTGTTCGCCCCGTAAAACAATTGAAACATTTTGCACGTATTAATTTGAAAAAAGGCGAAAGTAAAAAAGTGTCTTTCGAACTTTCTGAAAATGATTTCACAATCATCGATCAGCAAATGAACCGAATTGTTGAACCCGGAAAATTCACAATAATGATAGGTTCTTCATCCGAGGATATAAAATTAAAAGACATAATAAATATCGAAAATATTTAAACGATTTAATAAATCATTATTGATAAGCTCCGTAAGTAAATTATTTACGGAGCTTTTTTATTAACTTTATACTTATATCCATCTATAAAATACCCATGAAAAATCTAACATTTGTTTTAGCACCCGACTCATTCAAAGGTTCAATGACAGCACAAGAAGTATGCGATGCTATGGAAAGAGGCATCAGAAAAGTCCTTCCCGAAGCTACTTGCATCAAAATTCCAATGGCAGATGGGGGAGAAGGCACTGTTCAATCCTTAGTAGATGCAACAAAAGGGAAGGTTTACGAACTGGAAGTAATGGGACCATTAACATCTCTGGTTTTAGCTCAATACGGAATATTAGGAGACGAAAAAACAGCTGTTATCGAAATGGCTTCGGCAAGTGGCATACAATACATAAATGAAAAGACCCGAAACCCATTAATAACTACAACTTATGGAACAGGTCAATTAATAAAAGAATGCTTAAACAAAGGTGTTTCTAAAATTATTCTGGGTATTGGAGGTAGTGCAACTAATGATGGAGGAGCAGGTCTTGCTCAAGCATTAGGGGTGCGTTTTTCAGATAAACACAATGATGAGTTACCGTTCGGTGGAGCTGCTCTATCTCAATTAGAGAAAATTGATTTATCAAACTTAGATGCTCGTTTATGTAATGTTGAAATTGAAGTTGCCTGTGATGTAACTAACCCTTTATGTGGAGAAACAGGAGCTTCGAAAGTATTTGGTCCTCAAAAAGGAGCAACACCCGATATGGTATATATTTTAGATAAAGCACTTTGTCGTTATGCTGAGATAATAAAATGTCAGCTAGGTAAAGACATATCAAATATTCCAGGAGCAGGGGCGGCAGGAGGAATGGGTGCCGGTCTTCTAGCATTTACAAATGCGAGATTAGAACGGGGAGTAAATATCGTGATCAATTATACCAATCTGAGAGAAATTATCAAAAAAGCAGATTTTGTATTCACGGGAGAAGGAGGCATTGATTTCCAGACACAATACGGAAAAACACCTTATGGAGTTGCTCAAGTCGCTAAATCAGAAAACAAAAAAATAATTGCTATTGCCGGTTATATAGGCAAAGGTATTGATCAGTTATATGATTGTGGATTTGATGCAATTCTAGGAATTTTGCCACAAGCTACATCTTTGGAAGAAGCTCTATTAAAAGGTAAAGAAAATGTGGAGCGAACTATTGAAAATGTAGTCCGCATACTTCTTTTGAGATAAAAATCTATTGCGGCTTATTAGTAATAGCAAATATTCAATAATACATTCTAAAACCACAGCCATTTATTGTATTTAAACTTACCAAAGCAATAAATAGTTTTGCGAACTCAATACTATTATCCAATAAAAAATATATCCTCAAAATGTTTGAATATACAATATTATGTATAAATTTGCATCATAAATGTATATTTATTCAAAATGGGAAAGAAAAACCGACATACCACCATCAAAGAAATTATATTATCTGAAGATATAACCAACCAGGATATGCTTCTGAATGCTTTGATAAATAAGGGGTTTGATGTGACACAAGCAACACTTTCCCGTGACATTAAAGAACTGAAAATAATAAAAGCACCAACATCAAGGGGGAGCTATGCTTATCAATTGGCTGATGCAGTTGTAAATTCTCAAGACAATATAATGCCTTTGTCATCTTTTGGATTTTTGAGCATCGAATTTTCAGGACAATTGGCTGTTATCAAAACACGCCCCGGATATGCTATGGCAATTGCAGGGGAAATAGACTCGAAAGCTAACCAAACAATAATAGGAACTGTAGCAGGAGACGATACCATTTTATTAATACCCAAAGATAATATCAGTAGGGAAGAGGTATTGGCATCGCTTTCCTCGTTTATTCCAAATATGAAATGATCAACAATATTTTATCGACAGATAAAAAATGAAAGAAGAATTAGAACCAAAAATAACTATCGAAATAGCCAATGATAAACATATTCAATATGTTCAGACTATATTAGATACAATTGAAGCTGCAGCCAAAGTGCGTGGTACAGGTATAGCCAAAAGGTCGCCCGAATATGTCGAGCTTAAAATGAAAGAAGGCAAATCGATTATCGCACTTGCCGGAGACGAATTTGCCGGTTTTTGTTATATCGAAACCTGGGGTAATAAACAGTTTGTCGCCAACTCAGGATTAATTGTTGTCGACAAATTCAGAGGACATGGCTTAGCTAAACGCATAAAGCAAATGGCTTTTGCTTTATGTCGTCATAGATTTCCTGATGCTAAAGTTTTTGGCTTAACATCCGGTGCAGCTGTTATGAAAATTAATACCGATTTGGGTTATGTTCCTGTAACTTTCGCTCAATTGACGGATGATGAAGCTTTCTGGAGAGGTTGTCAAGGATGTGTGAATTATGACGTACTTACTCGTACCGACCGCAAATATTGTATTTGT encodes:
- a CDS encoding glycerate kinase; this translates as MKNLTFVLAPDSFKGSMTAQEVCDAMERGIRKVLPEATCIKIPMADGGEGTVQSLVDATKGKVYELEVMGPLTSLVLAQYGILGDEKTAVIEMASASGIQYINEKTRNPLITTTYGTGQLIKECLNKGVSKIILGIGGSATNDGGAGLAQALGVRFSDKHNDELPFGGAALSQLEKIDLSNLDARLCNVEIEVACDVTNPLCGETGASKVFGPQKGATPDMVYILDKALCRYAEIIKCQLGKDISNIPGAGAAGGMGAGLLAFTNARLERGVNIVINYTNLREIIKKADFVFTGEGGIDFQTQYGKTPYGVAQVAKSENKKIIAIAGYIGKGIDQLYDCGFDAILGILPQATSLEEALLKGKENVERTIENVVRILLLR
- a CDS encoding glycoside hydrolase family 3 N-terminal domain-containing protein; the encoded protein is MKFTLLLLCVALSFGHTYSQPKYKNPKLSAEERTQDLVSRMTLEEKVGQLLCPLGWEMYEKQGSKVTQSKKFEDIVKERQIGMLWATFRADPWTQKTLENGLNPTQAAEAGNALQRYIINNTRLGIPIFLAEECPHGHMAIGTTVFPTAIGQAATWNPELLTKMSSTIAQEARLQGSHIGYGPVLDLAREPRWSRTEETYGEDPVLIAHMGEAFVKGFGSGDLTKENSLISTLKHFVAYGVPEGGHNGNPNSVGMRDLKENYLPPFQAAVKAGALSVMTAYNSVDGIPCTSYEYLLKDVLRKDWGFKGFTVSDLGSIEGLKGSHHVVETIQDAAILSANAGLDVDLGGNAFFLLIDAVKNNKIKESVINDAVSHVLRLKFEMGLFENPYVDVKKAAGNVRNQEHINLARKVAQESVTLLKNESNILPLNKNLKKVAVIGPNADNIYNQLGDYTAPQERNNIKTVLDGIKSKLNATQIEYVKGTAIRDTTNLEIELAVAAAKRADVAIVVVGGSSARDFKTKYIDTGAAVASKDNISDMESGEGYDRASLDLMGKQLDLLKAVKATGTPIIVVYIEGRPLNMNWANENANALLTAWYPGQEGGNAIADILFGDYNPAGRLPISVPRSVGQLPVYYNKKNPKGHDYVEMSEAPLYPFGFGLSYTSFEYSNLDIRKVNNTSYVAEFTVTNSGNFDGDEVAQLYIRDEVASTVRPVKQLKHFARINLKKGESKKVSFELSENDFTIIDQQMNRIVEPGKFTIMIGSSSEDIKLKDIINIENI
- a CDS encoding GNAT family N-acetyltransferase yields the protein MKEELEPKITIEIANDKHIQYVQTILDTIEAAAKVRGTGIAKRSPEYVELKMKEGKSIIALAGDEFAGFCYIETWGNKQFVANSGLIVVDKFRGHGLAKRIKQMAFALCRHRFPDAKVFGLTSGAAVMKINTDLGYVPVTFAQLTDDEAFWRGCQGCVNYDVLTRTDRKYCICTAMLYDPKTHEDKPEIKDLLKKLKDTDK
- the argR gene encoding arginine repressor; amino-acid sequence: MGKKNRHTTIKEIILSEDITNQDMLLNALINKGFDVTQATLSRDIKELKIIKAPTSRGSYAYQLADAVVNSQDNIMPLSSFGFLSIEFSGQLAVIKTRPGYAMAIAGEIDSKANQTIIGTVAGDDTILLIPKDNISREEVLASLSSFIPNMK